A stretch of DNA from Cryptosporangium aurantiacum:
CTGGAGCAGCGGAACGCTCGAACTCCAGATCACCGGGGCGTCCCGGCTGTACTACCCGCAGCGGGCCACCGGCTCGGTGACGATTCGCGCCACGGTACGGTACCCGGTAACGGCGCCAGCACACGCTGTTAGTTTCAGCGGCAGCTGATTCGAAACCCCTCCCAGCGTCGTGTCAAGGGGGAAGGCGCAGCGAAGCACGTCGGGCTACGGTGGGAGCGTGCAGGACGAACCGCTAGACCCGTTCGCGGGTGACCCGACCGACCCGACGTCAGCTCTCGAAGACGACGGGCCGGGCCGCGGTGTGCAGCCGCTCACCGCGGAGGAACGACAGGACGTCCTCGACGACCTGGCCGACCTGGACGTCTACGAGGCGCTGCTGACCGCGCGTGACATCCGCGGGCTGGTCGTCGACTGCGAG
This window harbors:
- a CDS encoding DUF5319 family protein, producing the protein MQDEPLDPFAGDPTDPTSALEDDGPGRGVQPLTAEERQDVLDDLADLDVYEALLTARDIRGLVVDCEDCRVPHYFAWDLLRANLRHLLVAGRTRVHEPAFDPDPSEYVTWEYARGYADGMQDAVEDADEPGA